One genomic region from Henningerozyma blattae CBS 6284 chromosome 2, complete genome encodes:
- the TBLA0B03060 gene encoding putative endodeoxyribonuclease (similar to Saccharomyces cerevisiae YMR262W; ancestral locus Anc_8.814) yields MKLEGAERDQTFTLVDAHCHWSTQHKECSANVTDIQWQPQLQGLEFNTITKRCVMSTNQWDWLSVKKLAEFDDEQFKIAFGIHPWYSHLFSTGSEYSTTLENKRNHYQNVLQYKSSQQEEFDCLIETLPHPLNVYDYIDSHFNKELVSCIGEIGLDKIFRLPRNGYYTSSSEPQQLSNIRVKMDHQLKILNILLDLSIKYSLPISVHDVKTHGVIFDVLKSRILSQQHIMICLHSFTGTAEFLKGNYLRVFGQERIFISFSKWINLDKNLNVFQEILKVLPKRCILTETDYTIDTNDRQQLARDLLYVNEQLKIYLDLESLEDITNLVKTNYIAFLSI; encoded by the coding sequence atgaaattggAAGGAGCAGAAAGAGATCAAACATTTACATTGGTTGATGCACATTGCCATTGGAGTACCCAACACAAGGAATGTAGTGCAAATGTTACTGATATTCAATGGCAACCTCAGTTACAAGGCTTGGAATTTAATACAATTACCAAGAGGTGTGTCATGTCAACAAATCAATGGGATTGGTTATCAGTGAAGAAATTGGCagaatttgatgatgaGCAATTCAAGATCGCCTTTGGTATTCATCCTTGGTATTCACATTTGTTTAGTACCGGATCTGAGTATTCTACAACACTCGAGAATAAACGAAATCATTATCAAAACGTGTTGCAATATAAATCCAGTCAGCAGGAGGAATTCGATTGTCTTATAGAGACACTACCACATCCGCTTAACGTTTATGATTATATAGATTCtcattttaataaagagCTTGTATCATGTATTGGTGAGATAGGGCtggataaaatatttagattaCCTAGAAATGGATATTATACGTCTTCTTCAGAACCTCAACAATTATCCAATATTAGAGTCAAGATGGATCACCAATTAAAAATCCTTAACATTCTATTGGACTtatctattaaatattctttacCAATATCTGTTCATGATGTGAAAACGCATGGGGTGATCTTTGATGTTTTGAAATCTCGGATCTTATCACAACAGCATATTATGATTTGTTTACATTCATTCACTGGCACTGCGGAGTTTTTAAAGGGTAATTATTTACGTGTGTTTGGTCaagaaagaatttttatatctttttctAAATGGATCAACcttgataaaaatttaaatgttttTCAAGAGATCTTAAAAGTATTGCCTAAGAGATGTATTCTTACGGAAACTGATTATACTATTGATACAAATGATAGACAACAATTGGCCCGAGATTTATTGTACGTTAATGAgcaattaaagatttatttggatttggaATCGTTGGAAGATATTACCAATTTGGTTAAAACAAATTACATAGCATTTCTatctatttaa
- the TBLA0B03090 gene encoding uncharacterized protein (similar to Saccharomyces cerevisiae YMR265C; ancestral locus Anc_8.818), producing the protein MEECKLNDYECLIQWNSVPDLLNLPKVPPSEIKRLIIYDFDNTLYASPKPNEQLSSPELIELLLNSRDKLKSGNWWSTLETLEYSFDRCSALCENPTSEISPYIFWNKLLLKSAQLAHKDPTTVSIILTGRKHDTFHKLFERLQYASFLKDDTTNAFIFNAVCLKKNCNMNTFDYKEKVITSLVESLNIKNNLNEITIYEDRKHHVRQFQAFLTKLSLKASHTVSSASWHGTVVPVAAKNFLLHYEDEIAIIEKMFDNHNKICIEQNLNDLPIFKLKWSGIKSGFFHGVHFTEEFIELDNKLFEKIKKYHPTQILNKYPMYIPITVPGNVLSGRICAQIISNGDPKIIDDKTFCRNSINNMKFPKDSKRNNLLNFIFKITAISLNFESVGKIPSIVYKVIPVGESKGKFIGKKLEDLYLVGKTKAKDDELKEYWFCKTLATEPNLIKQSMNWIDVKDGPIIRTTFGSYSQLDYIKTPGYNFQSENSNVQ; encoded by the coding sequence ATGGAAGAGTGTAAATTGAATGATTACGAATGTTTAATTCAATGGAATAGTGTGCCGGATCTCTTGAACCTACCTAAAGTTCCACCTTCCGAAATTAAACGTTTAATCATTTATGATTTTGACAATACATTATATGCTTCTCCTAAACCAAATGAACAATTGTCTTCACCTGAACTAATagagttattattaaatagtCGAGACAAACTAAAAAGTGGTAATTGGTGGTCGACTCTAGAAACGTTGGAATACAGTTTTGATAGATGTAGCGCTCTATGTGAGAACCCAACCTCTGAAATTTCGCCATATATATTCTGGAATAAGTTGCTTTTAAAATCTGCTCAATTGGCACATAAAGATCCTACAACAgtatcaattattttaactGGTCGAAAACATGATACATTCCATAAgttatttgaaagattacAGTATGCtagttttttaaaagatgataCTACGAATGCGTTCATCTTTAATGCTGtttgtttgaaaaaaaattgtaatatgAATACTTTTgattataaagaaaaagtaaTCACTTCATTAGTAGAGTCCCTAAACATCAAGAATAACCTAAATGAAATTACTATTTATGAAGACAGAAAGCATCATGTTAGACAATTCCAGGCATTTCTAACCAAATTATCATTGAAAGCGTCGCATACTGTCTCTTCTGCATCTTGGCATGGAACTGTGGTTCCCGTTGCTgctaaaaattttttattacattatgaagatgaaattgCCATCATCGAGAAAATGTTTgataatcataataaaatCTGTATTgaacaaaatttaaacGATTTAcctatttttaaattgaaatgGTCTGGTATTAAAAGTGGATTTTTTCATGGCGTTCATTTCACAGAAGAATTTATCGAGTTGGACAATAAactatttgaaaaaattaaaaaatatcatcccactcaaattttgaataaatatcCGATGTATATTCCAATTACTGTACCGGGGAATGTATTATCTGGAAGAATATGTGCGcaaattatttctaatgGCGATCctaaaataattgatgataaaaCATTTTGTCGCAATTCAATTAACAATATGAAATTTCCCAAGGATTCCAAACGTAACAATCTTTTAaactttatatttaaaattacaGCTATATCGTTGAATTTCGAATCTGTAGGGAAAATCCCATCAATTGTTTATAAAGTAATACCTGTGGGAGAATCAAAGGGGAAATTCATtggtaaaaaattagaagatcTTTATTTAGTTGGAAAGACAAAGGCcaaagatgatgaattaaaagaatattgGTTTTGCAAAACTTTAGCAACAGAaccaaatttaattaaacaaTCAATGAACTGGATTGATGTTAAAGATGGGCCGATAATACGAACCACTTTTGGATCATATTCACAATTGgattatataaaaacaCCAGGATACAATTTTCAATCTGAAAATAGTAATGTTCAAtga
- the RSN1 gene encoding Rsn1p (similar to Saccharomyces cerevisiae RSN1 (YMR266W); ancestral locus Anc_8.819) — MASSNSTTGTSTQQVLTALVSNGVIFGVFLSAFLLLRLKLKRIYEPKSSFNLIPDEKKPEPLPSGPYQWFLPLLKKSDSFIIQQAGLDGYFFLRYLGLICIYCGFSMLYLFPILLPVNVVHGRNESGLNKLAYQNVLTPARYYAHIFCGWVFFWLFLYVVYRELYYYNSLRQAVLSSPRYAKKLSSRTVLFQCVPEQYLSEREFPKLFDGVKRVWIARSGKEIENKVKEREDLANNLENSMISLIKSAQSEINKQKKKDPTLNVSNDISDYVPFNKRPKHRLKFLIGKKVDTLDYVKEQLPTLNEEIQEMQANHMDIKPYNSVFVEFESQFQAQIAAQIIPHHAPLSLNPSYVGIEPSQVKWINMRLFPYERLLRKFGAIVFIIALVILWAFPVAFVGMISNITYLTNKLHWLKFIYNLPDVLLGLLTSLAPTVALAILMSFLPKIIRAMAIIQGAPSSQAVEYFTQQAYFAFQVIQVFLVTTIVSSATSVVTQIVQEPTSAMSLLASNLPKSSNFYIAYIILQGMSVSSGALLQLVPLIMFYALGLLLDKTPRKKWNRFSNLSSLDWGTTFPVYTNLAVITFSYAIICPIILLFAFCGFFLLYVAYLYNLTYVMEEAPDGRGIYYPRALFQTLVGVYIGQVCLLGLFAVGKGWGPIVLQVIGIVVTVILHMFLNVSFDHLIKYVPVDTMRPLDGKTDTPSFKNLYTKVTKEGTLMEDENVKVLPPYQIRKYHTANNAKKNSFEQNTISIFSENTFELQNEVSTKLAEESKNNILSIPLLADADETIIPFVPFWKRFILPHIFSSYKAVRRRVPTIYGLTDPSELVDEDDIAHAYDYPSVSAKCPYLWIPRDEYGFSKTLIAQFNGIIDISDEGATIDPKNKITWTENPPTYNVDHDPFADFNMIEEMSDESN, encoded by the coding sequence ATGGCGTCGTCCAATTCAACAACTGGTACTTCGACCCAACAAGTATTAACAGCATTAGTCTCTAATGGTGTTATCTTTGGTGTCTTTTTATCtgcatttttattattgcgtttaaaattgaaaagaattTATGAACCAAAATCTTCATTCAATTTAATTCCTGACGAAAAAAAGCCAGAACCTTTACCAAGTGGTCCATATCAATGGTTTTTACcgttattaaaaaaatctgATTCTTTTATAATCCAACAAGCTGGGTTAGATGGTTATTTCTTCTTAAGATATTTGGGATTGATTTGCATTTATTGTGGATTTTCCATGCTATATCTTTTCCCCATTCTATTACCTGTCAACGTAGTTCATGGTAGAAATGAATCTGGGTTAAACAAATTAGCATATCAAAATGTTTTAACTCCAGCTCGTTATTATGCTCATATATTTTGTGGTTGGGTTTTCTTTTGGCTATTCCTTTATGTCGTTTATAgagaattatattattataattctttacGTCAAGCTGTTTTATCTTCACCACGTTAtgctaaaaaattatcaagcAGAACTGTTTTATTCCAATGTGTACCTGAGCAATATTTGAGTGAAAGAGAATTCCCCAAATTATTCGATGGTGTTAAAAGAGTATGGATTGCCAGATCTggtaaagaaattgaaaataaggTGAAAGAAAGAGAAGATTTAGCCAATAACTTGGAAAATTCCAtgatttctttaattaaatctgCTCAAtctgaaattaataaacaaaagaaaaaagatcCTACATTAAATGtttcaaatgatattagTGACTACGTTccttttaataaaagacCAAAACATAGATTGAAGTTTTTAATTGGTAAAAAAGTGGATACCCTTGATTATGTTAAAGAACAATTACCAActttaaatgaagaaattcaagaaatGCAAGCAAACCATATGGATATTAAACCTTATAATTCTGTCTTTGTGGAATTCGAATCTCAATTCCAAGCTCAAATTGCCGCTCAGATTATTCCACATCATGCACCTTTATCTCTTAATCCTTCTTATGTAGGTATTGAACCTTCTCAAGTTAAATGGATTAATATGCGTTTATTCCCATATGAAAGattattaagaaaatttgGTGCTATCGTATTCATCATTGCTTTAGTCATTTTATGGGCTTTCCCAGTTGCTTTTGTTGGTATGATTTCCAACATTACTTATTTAACCAACAAATTACATTGgttgaaatttatttataactTACCAGATGTATTATTAGGCCTTCTAACATCCTTAGCTCCAACCGTAGCTTTAGCAATATTAATGAGTTTCTTaccaaaaattattagagcAATGGCAATTATTCAAGGTGCGCCATCTTCACAAGCAGTAGAATACTTCACTCAACAAGCTTATTTCGCTTTCCAAGTCATTCAAGTTTTCTTAGTTACTACTATAGTTTCCTCAGCTACTTCGGTAGTTACTCAAATTGTACAAGAACCAACAAGTGCTATGAGTTTGTTGGCTAGTAATTTGCCCAAATCTTCCAATTTCTATATTgcttatattattttacaaGGTATGTCTGTGTCTTCTGGTGCATTATTACAATTAGTGCCATTGATTATGTTTTATGCATTaggtttattattagataaaacACCAAGAAAGAAATGGAATAGATTCTCAaatttatcttctttaGACTGGGGTACTACTTTCCCTGTTTACACCAATTTAGCTGTCATTACATTCTCTTACGCAATTATTTGTCcaattattttacttttcGCATTCTGTGGGTTCTTCTTATTATATGTGGCATATTTATACAATTTAACTTATGTCATGGAGGAAGCTCCAGATGGAAGAGGTATTTATTACCCAAGAGCTTTATTCCAAACTTTAGTAGGTGTTTATATTGGTCAAGTCTGTCTATTAGGTTTATTTGCAGTTGGTAAAGGTTGGGGTCCAATTGTGTTACAAGTGATCGGTATTGTCGTCACAGTTATATTACACATGTTTTTAAATGTCTCCTTTGatcatttaattaaatatgtcCCGGTCGATACCATGAGACCATTAGATGGTAAAACTGACACTCcttcttttaaaaacttATACACTAAGGTTACCAAGGAAGGTACTTTGAtggaagatgaaaatgttAAAGTATTACCACCTTatcaaattagaaaatatcaTACCGCAAATAatgctaaaaaaaatagtttcGAACAAAATACCATTAGTATCTTCAGTGAAAATACTTTTGAACTTCAGAATGAAGTCTCTACAAAATTAGCAGaagaatctaaaaataatattttatctatCCCTCTATTGGCGGATGCAGATGAAACCATTATTCCATTTGTTCCATTTTGGAAAAGATTTATCTTACCCCATATTTTCTCCTCATACAAAGCTGTCAGAAGGAGAGTGCCTACAATTTATGGATTAACAGATCCTTCAGAACTTGTGGACGAAGATGACATTGCACATGCTTATGATTATCCATCCGTTAGTGCTAAATGCCCATATTTGTGGATTCCAAGGGACGAATACGGATTTTCCAAAACATTAATAGCACAATTCAATggtattattgatatttcaGATGAAGGTGCTACAATTGATCCTAAAAACAAGATTACTTGGACTGAAAATCCACCTACTTACAACGTTGACCATGATCCATTTGCTGATTTTAATATGATTGAAGAAATGAGTGATGAATCaaactaa
- the TBLA0B03070 gene encoding CUE domain-containing protein (similar to Saccharomyces cerevisiae CUE1 (YMR264W) and CUE4 (YML101C); ancestral locus Anc_8.816), with protein MDSSTKEFAGFLLILFIFVRIYRYQKNKKDVELKNNDRLESSRELEYLKQDIKQINTASNGGKNEPIKSALSSGSKDKEKPKKSVSIQEAPLKKKKVFKRKVTQDMIEVVQTLAPSLSVAQIRYSLKQTGSVETTVEDFLSGKEMFDPTKDKKVEKKDLQEKNIEKDKNTTKTAEKKNSFYFFSNCMLLFFAFFIFHIHMHHKYVNKYPICHLIIHIT; from the coding sequence atggacaGTAGCACGAAAGAATTTGCtggatttttattaatcttaTTCATATTTGTGAGAATTTACAGATATCAAAAGAATAAGAAAGATgtagaattgaaaaataatgatcGATTGGAATCATCAAGAGAATTGGAATATCTAAAACAGGatattaaacaaataaatacagCTTCTAATGGAGGTAAGAATGAACCGATTAAAAGTGCATTATCATCCGGCTCTAAAGATAAAGAGAAACCCAAAAAATCAGTGTCTATTCAAGAAGCCCcattaaagaagaaaaaagttttcaaaagaaaagtaaCTCAAGATATGATAGAAGTTGTTCAAACGTTAGCTCCTTCTTTATCTGTGGCTCAAATCAGATATAGTTTAAAACAAACTGGTTCTGTGGAAACCACTGTAGAAGATTTCTTATCAGGTAAGGAAATGTTTGATCCAACAAAGGACAAAAAAGTGGAAAAAAAGGATCTAcaagaaaagaatattgaaaaagacAAGAATACTACAAAAACTgctgaaaaaaagaatagcttttattttttttctaattgtatgttacttttttttgctttttttatttttcacaTACACATGCATCATAAATACGTAAATAAATACCCTATTTGTCATttaattattcatattacgtaa